ATGATCGCACAGGAGTCGAAATCCGGAAGCGTCTCCAGGACGTCCGTGAGCGCGGCGCGCACTTTCAGCGAATCGTTGGCGTCTTCGGGAAGGATTTGGGTTTCCGTCATGCCGGACATGAGCCGATCCATTCGTTGAGGGTCGTTAATTCCTTCCTTGTGCCCCGCAGGCATTGCCGGAGGCTTCCGATCTGATACAGATGAAGGACGTCGATCGCTCCGAATCCCTGCCCCTGGTAGAGCACGACGCAGGAAAGATTGGACGGCGGCACGCAGGCGATCAAGGTGGCGACGCCGGCATTGGCCAGGCACGCGGCGGCATAATTGAGCAGGATTGGCGCGAGCCCCAGCCCGCGGTACTGCCGGTAGGTGTAAGAATCGTAGAAGCATCCTTCGTCTTTCTCCAACGTTCCCAGGACCGCTTCATGCTTGGTGCCGTGAAGATGGCTGAACACGTCGAAATTCACCCAGAGAAAAGCCGCGACCTCGTCGCCCTGCACCGCGCAATAAACCGCGTGCCCGTCCTCCAGCCTGTTCCGGTAGACTTCGGGCATGAAACGCTCGGGATGCGCTTTGATCGCGTGCAGGTCATGGGCCATCGCGCGCCGCAGCGTGAATCCATCGAACTGCACCTGTTCCGGAGCGCCGGGAAAAAGATTTTTGCGGAAGACGATGAGGTCCGCCTGGTACTTGGAGCGCGAAGGGACGTATCGCATCATCGCGTTCAGCACGCGGAAAAAAGCCGCCATGCGCGGGTAAGAAAGCCGCGGAGTGCTCGGTTTGGATTTGATGAGGTTCATGGGCGCATCCTGGCGGAACCGGCGCGGAGTTCAGGCAGCCAGCGCATGGCGAGCCTCCGCCGCGGCCGAGAGCCGCTTCAAAAGGGACTTTTGCTCCCGGTACAGGTACTTCACGCCGTCGGGCAGCGCGTCGTATAAATTTTTGACCGCGTGATAAGTCCGGGCCTTGTTCCGTATTTCATCCAACAGGCCTTTCATGAAAGGGTCGCGCCGCAGGTTCGGGTAATCGCACATGCGTTCCCACAATTCCCCCGGCCGGCTTTCCGCGGCCCGCGACACGGCACTCACGAGGCGCCGGCGGTTTTGGCGGATCCTGTTTTCGTCGAGCCCGACGAGCGCCGGATTCAGCCCCAGATTTTTGAGCAGCGCGTAATATTCCAGGCACGATTCACAGCCGTAGCACCAGCGCTCGCCGCGGTTTTTCCAGCAGGAGTACTGATACTGGGCAAGGCGGGGATGCTCGAGATAAAGCTCGCGGCACACGTCTTCCTTGAGCTGGTTTCCGAGACGCGGCTCATAAACCAGCCCGCGCGCGATTTCGCCGTAAGCGGAAGTCATGGCCGGCGAGAAGCAGAAATACTCGTGCGGGAAATTCATTTTTTCGTTGCCGCTGAGAATGCGCCGCAGGCCGAGCTGCTCGGCGACGGGAAAGAAAAAAGACAGAAAAAAAGGAAGCAGGAGCACGCTGTTGATCATGGAGACGCCGGGCTTCAGATACGGCTTCCAGGCGTTCGGATCGATGATCTCGCGGAAATTCGACCGGACCTTCAGCAGTTCGAGCCCCAGATCGCCGCGCACCTGCTCGTCCATCCGGAATTTTTCGCGGTTTTTCTCGGGATTGGAGCCGGACCAGGCCGGCCCGCCGAAAGAAGCAAGGACCGGCTTTTCCCCATGATTCAGGAGATGCGCGAGCGTCAGCAGCGATTCCGTGCCTCCGCCGAAGCACAGCGCGCTTTGCATGCCGGTGATGGCCTGGTAATCCGGATAAATGGGCCCGTTGGTGAGGTCAAAGCCAAAGCGCCGGTAATTCTGGACCGCCGCGATCGAAATGACCCGGCGCCATCCCTCGAGGACGCCCTCGTCGATCTTGACCGGCAGCTTGATCTCCGCCCCAAGCGCTGCGAAGGCGAGGCAAAGGGGAA
This Verrucomicrobiia bacterium DNA region includes the following protein-coding sequences:
- a CDS encoding GNAT family N-acetyltransferase, which gives rise to MNLIKSKPSTPRLSYPRMAAFFRVLNAMMRYVPSRSKYQADLIVFRKNLFPGAPEQVQFDGFTLRRAMAHDLHAIKAHPERFMPEVYRNRLEDGHAVYCAVQGDEVAAFLWVNFDVFSHLHGTKHEAVLGTLEKDEGCFYDSYTYRQYRGLGLAPILLNYAAACLANAGVATLIACVPPSNLSCVVLYQGQGFGAIDVLHLYQIGSLRQCLRGTRKELTTLNEWIGSCPA